A window from Ignavibacteriota bacterium encodes these proteins:
- a CDS encoding acyl carrier protein, with protein MDVEAKVKEIIMDKLGVEESQITPTASFTNDLGADSLDIVELVMGFESEFDISIPDEDAEKITTVGDATKYLSEKVAK; from the coding sequence ATGGATGTTGAAGCAAAAGTAAAAGAGATAATAATGGATAAGTTAGGTGTTGAAGAATCACAAATTACACCAACAGCTTCTTTTACAAATGATTTAGGCGCTGATTCTTTGGATATTGTTGAATTAGTAATGGGTTTCGAATCAGAATTTGATATATCTATTCCAGATGAAGATGCAGAAAAAATTACAACAGTTGGGGATGCTACAAAATATTTATCGGAAAAAGTTGCAAAATAA
- the fabG gene encoding 3-oxoacyl-[acyl-carrier-protein] reductase: protein MSENKVAVITGGTRGIGRAIVNAFADNSNLGFQTNIAFIYNSSELIAKEIENQFLNSGISVIGYKVNISSTEDSQKIIDEVLNKFGRIDFLVNNAGITKDNLLLRMSEKDFDDVININLKSVFNLTKAAFKPMMKQKFGRIVNISSVVGLIGNAGQANYAASKAGIIGFTKSTAKEFASRNINVNAVTPGFIETEMTAELNEKQRETLLQNIPLKRMGKAEDVANLVKFLCSNKADYITGQVISVDGGMVM, encoded by the coding sequence ATGTCAGAAAATAAAGTTGCTGTAATTACCGGTGGAACAAGAGGAATTGGAAGAGCAATAGTTAATGCGTTTGCTGATAATTCAAATTTAGGATTTCAAACAAATATTGCTTTTATTTACAATAGTAGTGAATTAATAGCTAAAGAAATTGAAAATCAATTTTTAAATTCTGGCATTTCTGTAATTGGTTATAAAGTTAATATTTCTTCAACAGAGGATTCGCAAAAAATTATTGATGAAGTTTTAAATAAATTTGGTAGGATTGATTTTCTTGTTAATAATGCCGGAATTACAAAAGATAATTTATTGTTACGAATGAGTGAAAAAGATTTTGATGATGTAATAAATATAAATTTAAAGAGCGTTTTTAATCTAACAAAAGCTGCATTTAAACCAATGATGAAACAAAAGTTTGGAAGAATTGTTAATATTAGTTCCGTCGTTGGTTTAATTGGAAATGCTGGGCAAGCAAATTACGCAGCTTCCAAAGCTGGAATAATTGGATTTACAAAATCCACTGCAAAAGAATTTGCCTCAAGGAATATTAATGTTAACGCAGTTACGCCTGGTTTTATAGAAACCGAAATGACTGCTGAACTCAATGAAAAACAAAGAGAAACTTTGTTGCAAAATATTCCACTTAAAAGAATGGGCAAAGCAGAAGATGTTGCAAATTTAGTTAAATTTCTTTGCAGCAATAAAGCCGATTATATAACCGGACAAGTAATTTCCGTTGATGGCGGAATGGTAATGTAA